A genome region from Nocardiopsis exhalans includes the following:
- a CDS encoding enoyl-CoA hydratase/isomerase family protein, with the protein MTSDATPTGQTPDDATVLLRVNGALAHATLNRPRAINALDHGMVLAFADALTTWEKDERVSVVLLDGAGERGLCAGGDIRAIRSSAVDGDRQAADFWRDEYHLNAQIARYPKPYVALMDGVVMGGGVGVSAHGGVRVVTERSKVGMPETTIGFVPDVGGTYLLSRAPGETGTHLALTGTPVGAADAVYTGMADHYVPSERLPDLISALSEASTETGVADVIGRFAEIVPAGALESQRPWIDACYTADTAEEIVARLRGHGDPEAAKAADTIEAKSPTSVKTTLAALRRARELATLEEVLEQEYRVSTATLAWPDLVEGIRAQVIDKDRNPKWSPATLEEVGDADVARAFEPAPDGSLGLAEAGAEAGAASSDSDSGGAR; encoded by the coding sequence ATGACCAGCGACGCCACCCCCACCGGGCAGACCCCGGACGACGCCACGGTGCTGCTGCGTGTCAACGGCGCGCTCGCCCACGCCACGCTCAACCGGCCGCGCGCGATCAACGCCCTGGACCACGGGATGGTCCTCGCGTTCGCGGACGCCCTCACCACCTGGGAGAAGGACGAACGGGTGTCCGTGGTGCTGCTCGACGGCGCCGGGGAGCGGGGCCTGTGCGCGGGCGGCGACATTCGCGCCATCCGGTCCAGCGCCGTGGACGGGGACCGCCAGGCCGCTGACTTCTGGCGGGACGAGTACCACCTCAACGCGCAGATCGCCCGCTATCCCAAGCCCTACGTCGCCCTCATGGACGGCGTGGTCATGGGCGGCGGCGTGGGCGTGTCCGCGCACGGCGGCGTCCGCGTGGTCACCGAGCGCTCCAAGGTGGGCATGCCGGAGACCACCATCGGATTCGTGCCCGACGTCGGCGGCACCTACCTGCTGTCGCGGGCGCCCGGCGAGACCGGCACCCACCTGGCGCTCACCGGCACCCCGGTCGGTGCGGCGGACGCGGTGTACACCGGGATGGCCGACCACTACGTGCCCTCCGAGCGTCTGCCCGACCTGATCTCCGCGCTCTCGGAGGCGAGCACGGAGACCGGCGTCGCCGACGTGATCGGCCGATTCGCCGAGATCGTCCCGGCCGGGGCCCTGGAGTCCCAGCGGCCGTGGATCGACGCCTGCTACACCGCGGACACCGCCGAGGAGATCGTGGCGCGGCTGCGCGGGCACGGCGACCCGGAGGCGGCCAAGGCGGCCGACACCATCGAAGCCAAGTCGCCGACCTCGGTCAAGACGACTCTTGCGGCGCTGCGCCGGGCGCGGGAGCTGGCCACGCTGGAGGAGGTCCTGGAACAGGAGTACCGGGTCTCCACGGCCACGCTGGCCTGGCCCGACCTGGTGGAGGGCATCCGGGCGCAGGTGATCGACAAGGACCGGAACCCGAAGTGGTCCCCGGCCACGCTGGAGGAGGTCGGCGATGCCGACGTGGCACGCGCCTTCGAACCGGCTCCGGACGGTTCGCTCGGCCTCGCTGAAGCCGGCGCCGAAGCCGGTGCGGCGAGCAGTGACAGCGACTCCGGAGGTGCGCGGTGA
- the mmsB gene encoding 3-hydroxyisobutyrate dehydrogenase, which yields MTAIAFVGLGNMGGPMAANLVAAGHDVSGFDLVPEAQEKAAGAGVRVAGSAAEAVAEADVVITMLPSGRHLITAYQGAPDSAGGGLLAAARPGTLFLDCSTVDVADARTANTAAVEAGHRAMDAPVSGGVAGAQGGTLTFMVGAEGADLATAEPLLNVMGGKVVHCGGAGGGQAAKICNNMVLGASMLAVSEAFVLGERLGLTHQALYDVMSTASGQCWSLTSYCPVPGPVPTSPANNDYKPGFAAALMAKDLGLAANALDQTGVDALIGSHAAEIYRAFADSLDGEPRDFSAIVESVRERSQQPETAPEPAPE from the coding sequence GTGACCGCGATCGCCTTTGTCGGGCTCGGCAACATGGGCGGTCCGATGGCCGCCAACCTCGTCGCCGCCGGGCACGACGTCAGCGGGTTCGACCTGGTCCCCGAAGCACAGGAGAAGGCAGCCGGAGCCGGGGTCCGGGTCGCGGGCTCCGCGGCCGAGGCGGTGGCCGAAGCGGACGTGGTCATCACCATGCTGCCGAGCGGCCGCCACCTGATCACCGCCTACCAGGGCGCCCCGGACTCGGCGGGCGGCGGTCTGCTGGCCGCGGCCCGTCCCGGCACGCTGTTCCTGGACTGCTCCACGGTGGACGTGGCCGACGCCCGCACGGCCAACACCGCCGCGGTCGAGGCCGGGCACCGGGCCATGGACGCCCCGGTCTCCGGGGGAGTGGCGGGGGCCCAGGGCGGCACGCTCACCTTCATGGTGGGCGCGGAGGGGGCCGACCTCGCCACGGCGGAGCCGCTGCTGAACGTCATGGGCGGCAAGGTCGTGCACTGCGGCGGCGCGGGCGGCGGCCAGGCGGCGAAGATCTGCAACAACATGGTGCTGGGCGCGTCGATGCTCGCGGTGAGCGAGGCCTTCGTGCTGGGTGAGCGGCTGGGCCTGACCCACCAGGCGCTGTACGACGTGATGTCCACGGCGTCGGGGCAGTGCTGGTCGCTGACCTCCTACTGCCCGGTTCCGGGGCCGGTCCCCACCAGCCCGGCCAACAACGACTACAAGCCGGGGTTCGCGGCCGCGCTGATGGCCAAGGACCTGGGCCTGGCCGCCAACGCGCTCGACCAGACCGGGGTGGACGCGCTGATCGGCAGCCACGCGGCCGAGATCTACCGGGCCTTCGCGGACAGCCTGGACGGTGAACCGCGCGACTTCTCGGCGATCGTGGAGTCGGTGCGCGAGCGCTCGCAGCAGCCGGAGACGGCACCGGAGCCCGCTCCGGAGTGA
- a CDS encoding beta-1,3-glucanase family protein yields MINRRLFLGGVTLAAGVPLLGAAGCATRPQSITPTSGTANVGALPVSVTNNSGRYGDDEVLVYVVGTDLVNDVHCWVDSNGTPHPVSVDDNTDDGYTDYAIPLGALPADMTLPYMSGRIYFALGGKLGIRVVEDGNGNPALQLPAGWVEADHGFDVLHDSVEFTHNEDGMFCNTSMVDQFSVPIGIRLTGDADQSTGFLLPGGRDAIFETLAADPDFSALVFDDHRIIAPGHALDAGIFPTDYYDPYVDRVWSHYTGTDLSVTTNAGTFTGRVEGDQLLFDGGVSPIPRPSTRDVFFCDGALDAPNDGITGPVAAIVGAALNRSTLLDTAQQPTDDPAEFYQADIANRYAGVFHDHTEDGKAYGFAFDDVEDFASYVQDHGPSGLEITLTPF; encoded by the coding sequence ATGATCAACCGCAGGCTCTTCCTGGGCGGCGTCACGCTCGCCGCCGGGGTTCCGCTGCTGGGCGCAGCCGGTTGCGCCACCAGACCCCAGAGCATCACCCCGACTTCCGGCACGGCCAATGTGGGAGCGCTCCCGGTAAGCGTGACCAACAACAGCGGCCGCTACGGGGACGACGAGGTCCTCGTGTACGTCGTCGGCACCGATCTCGTGAACGACGTCCACTGCTGGGTCGACTCCAACGGCACGCCCCACCCGGTCAGCGTGGACGACAACACCGACGACGGGTACACCGACTACGCGATCCCCCTGGGCGCTCTGCCCGCCGACATGACGCTGCCGTACATGTCCGGCCGGATCTACTTCGCCCTCGGCGGCAAGCTCGGCATCCGCGTCGTCGAGGACGGGAACGGCAACCCCGCCCTCCAGCTCCCGGCGGGCTGGGTCGAGGCCGACCACGGCTTCGACGTCCTGCACGACTCGGTGGAGTTCACCCACAACGAGGACGGCATGTTCTGCAACACCTCGATGGTGGACCAGTTCAGCGTGCCGATCGGCATCCGGCTCACCGGGGACGCCGACCAGAGCACCGGCTTCCTCCTGCCCGGCGGCCGCGACGCGATCTTCGAGACGCTCGCCGCCGACCCGGACTTCTCCGCGCTGGTCTTCGACGACCACCGGATCATCGCACCGGGACACGCGCTCGACGCCGGGATCTTCCCCACCGACTACTACGACCCGTACGTGGACCGGGTGTGGTCGCACTACACGGGTACCGACCTGAGCGTCACCACCAACGCCGGCACCTTCACCGGCCGGGTGGAGGGCGACCAGCTGCTGTTCGACGGCGGGGTGTCCCCCATCCCCCGGCCCAGCACCCGTGACGTGTTCTTCTGCGACGGCGCCCTGGACGCGCCCAACGACGGCATCACCGGCCCGGTCGCGGCGATCGTCGGCGCGGCGCTCAACCGCTCCACCCTGCTGGACACCGCCCAGCAGCCCACCGACGATCCGGCCGAGTTCTACCAGGCCGACATCGCCAACCGCTACGCCGGGGTCTTCCACGACCACACCGAGGACGGCAAGGCGTACGGGTTCGCCTTCGACGACGTCGAGGACTTCGCGTCCTACGTTCAGGACCACGGCCCCTCGGGGCTGGAGATCACCCTGACGCCCTTCTGA
- a CDS encoding methyltransferase, with protein sequence MGAVAEERGEHRDGEEAREAAARVWAKASLVTPMAIRAVATLRVADHLAEGPRTAQELGEAVGARPEALARVLRHLVGEGLFTLEGDRFSLTGTGAALRSDHPYSRVGWFAADSAHGRADLCLAELTEALRTGEPAYGLHFGGSTFWDDLSADPDLSASFDDIMGARMAAQARILAGMYEWQALEHVVDVGGGDGTLLRTLLERFSRPRGTVVDLPGPVAAARETFRRASLADRAGAVEGSFFDPLPEGGDAYLLCWVLHDWDDASARTILRRCAEAAGPTGTVLVAEYGGGAEMSELDVRMLAYFNGRERDGEELAALAAEAGLSIAGDHESHGIRLLEFTVGHPM encoded by the coding sequence ATGGGCGCAGTGGCTGAGGAACGCGGGGAACACCGGGACGGTGAGGAGGCGCGGGAAGCCGCGGCACGGGTGTGGGCCAAGGCCAGCCTGGTCACCCCGATGGCGATCCGGGCGGTGGCCACGCTGCGGGTCGCCGACCACCTGGCGGAGGGGCCGCGCACCGCTCAGGAGCTGGGCGAGGCGGTGGGCGCGCGCCCCGAAGCCCTGGCCCGGGTGCTGAGGCACCTGGTGGGCGAGGGCCTGTTCACCCTGGAGGGCGACCGCTTCTCGCTCACCGGGACCGGTGCCGCGCTGCGTTCGGACCACCCCTATTCGCGGGTCGGCTGGTTCGCGGCCGACAGCGCGCACGGGCGCGCCGACCTCTGCCTGGCCGAGCTGACCGAGGCGCTGCGCACCGGGGAGCCCGCCTACGGGCTGCACTTCGGCGGGTCCACGTTCTGGGACGACCTGTCCGCGGACCCGGACCTGTCCGCCTCCTTCGACGACATCATGGGCGCCCGCATGGCGGCGCAGGCGCGCATCCTGGCCGGGATGTACGAGTGGCAGGCGCTGGAGCACGTGGTGGACGTGGGCGGCGGGGACGGCACGCTGCTGCGCACTCTGCTGGAGCGCTTCTCCCGGCCGCGCGGGACCGTGGTCGATCTGCCCGGCCCTGTGGCGGCCGCCCGCGAGACCTTCCGCCGGGCCTCGCTGGCCGACCGCGCCGGAGCGGTGGAGGGCAGTTTCTTCGACCCGCTGCCCGAGGGCGGTGACGCCTACCTGCTGTGCTGGGTCCTGCACGACTGGGACGACGCCTCGGCCCGCACGATCCTGCGCCGCTGCGCCGAGGCGGCCGGGCCGACCGGGACCGTCCTGGTCGCCGAGTACGGCGGTGGCGCCGAGATGTCCGAGCTCGACGTGCGGATGCTCGCGTACTTCAACGGCCGGGAGCGCGACGGCGAGGAGTTGGCGGCCCTGGCGGCGGAAGCGGGACTCAGTATCGCCGGAGACCACGAATCACACGGGATCAGGCTCCTGGAGTTCACCGTCGGCCATCCGATGTGA
- a CDS encoding dienelactone hydrolase family protein, which produces MPEIDLSDLTQGSDGSPNLRAYLARPEGEGPWPGVVVAHEAFGVDEQMRLHADRMARAGYLTVVPDLYSDGGMLRCVRGVMRALSEGHGRAFTDLLAGREWLRAQPDCTGKVGVIGFCLGGGFAIAAAPDFDVSAPNYGFLPHDIQAVAARSCPVVASYGARDRQLNGAANKLRAALYDARVPNDVKEYPHAGHSFLNEAPNGPKPLRVVLRAMGTGPHPESAADAWERIEAFFAEHLGEDKGPQDSGGGFGGRHHGDGGGATGEVRRPRVNGATADGQSANGRAADGQGAKDEDRPGL; this is translated from the coding sequence ATGCCGGAGATCGACCTCAGCGACCTGACACAGGGAAGTGACGGTTCGCCCAACCTGCGCGCCTACCTGGCCCGGCCCGAAGGTGAGGGGCCCTGGCCCGGGGTGGTGGTGGCGCACGAGGCCTTCGGGGTCGACGAACAGATGCGCCTGCACGCCGACAGGATGGCCCGAGCCGGATACCTCACCGTGGTCCCCGACCTCTACAGCGACGGCGGCATGCTGCGCTGTGTCCGCGGGGTCATGCGCGCCCTCAGCGAGGGGCACGGGCGGGCCTTCACCGACCTGCTCGCCGGACGCGAGTGGTTGCGGGCCCAGCCCGACTGCACCGGGAAGGTCGGGGTGATCGGCTTCTGCCTCGGCGGCGGCTTCGCGATCGCCGCCGCGCCCGACTTCGACGTCTCGGCGCCCAACTACGGGTTCCTGCCCCACGACATCCAGGCGGTCGCCGCCCGCTCCTGCCCGGTGGTCGCCAGTTACGGGGCCAGGGACCGCCAGCTGAACGGGGCCGCCAACAAGCTCCGGGCCGCCCTCTACGACGCGCGGGTGCCCAACGACGTCAAGGAGTACCCGCACGCCGGGCACTCCTTCCTCAACGAGGCACCCAACGGCCCCAAACCGCTGCGCGTGGTGCTGCGCGCGATGGGCACCGGACCGCACCCGGAGTCCGCCGCCGACGCCTGGGAGCGGATCGAGGCCTTCTTCGCCGAACACCTGGGCGAGGACAAGGGCCCGCAGGACAGCGGCGGTGGGTTCGGTGGACGACACCACGGGGACGGCGGGGGAGCCACGGGTGAGGTTCGCCGCCCCCGCGTGAACGGTGCCACTGCGGACGGTCAGTCAGCGAACGGGCGGGCTGCTGACGGTCAGGGTGCCAAGGACGAGGACCGGCCCGGCCTCTGA
- a CDS encoding class I SAM-dependent methyltransferase has translation MNEPSSPRPASARLTATANAYDSVAALYTELTRNELDAHPLDRGLLAAFAEYVRGSGPEPGPVAELGCGSGRITALLRDLGLAVFGVDLSPVMIDIARRTYPDLRFEVGSMDALDLADGGLAGAVSWYSVIHAPPEDLPAYLAEFRRVLAPGGHLLLAFFDSQGAPVTEFDHKVVTAYRWPIDHLAALAAETGFVEVGRMLREPVEGERFRRGRLLVRVPTRAGGDASSRPPR, from the coding sequence GTGAACGAACCCTCCTCTCCCCGACCAGCTTCCGCGCGGCTCACCGCAACAGCGAACGCCTACGACTCCGTGGCCGCGCTGTATACCGAGCTCACCCGGAACGAGCTGGACGCCCACCCGCTGGACCGCGGGTTGCTCGCCGCCTTCGCCGAGTACGTACGGGGCAGCGGTCCCGAACCCGGGCCCGTCGCTGAGCTGGGCTGCGGCTCCGGTCGGATCACCGCGCTCCTACGGGACCTGGGCCTGGCGGTCTTCGGGGTCGACCTTTCGCCGGTGATGATCGACATCGCCCGGCGGACCTACCCCGACCTGCGCTTCGAGGTCGGCTCCATGGACGCCCTGGACCTGGCCGACGGTGGGCTGGCCGGGGCCGTGTCCTGGTACTCGGTCATCCACGCCCCGCCGGAGGATCTGCCCGCCTACCTCGCCGAGTTCCGCCGGGTGCTCGCGCCCGGCGGCCACCTGCTGCTGGCCTTCTTCGATTCGCAGGGCGCCCCGGTCACCGAGTTCGACCACAAGGTGGTGACGGCCTACCGCTGGCCGATCGACCACCTCGCGGCGCTGGCCGCCGAAACGGGCTTCGTGGAGGTCGGCCGGATGCTGCGTGAGCCCGTCGAAGGGGAACGCTTCCGCCGAGGCCGCCTGCTGGTACGCGTACCGACGCGCGCTGGGGGCGACGCGAGTAGCCGCCCGCCCCGGTGA
- a CDS encoding CPBP family intramembrane glutamic endopeptidase, with protein MNSPAVNSDPGRGKAPLREISIFVLLAFGLAWLVFTPLILNGTPPTDPAFGTATHVYVFTPAVAALLVTLFVWRPGNVARALALTPLRPLRRVAGYSLLGFAVFVLLPGLVLLAAVALGVAPLDPEDFSGLREVLADRAPDAVLPETGFPTGVYLAVLGGLLLSFPVTFLLYFGEELGWRGYLLPRLLPLGVWPALLISGVIHGLWHSPQLYIHTTLGGMTLLDHLSFLLGVVLYGIILGWLRLASRSVWPAVFGHAATIAFLPVFGATLMHADGPTHPGLYPGGNGGLIGLAVVGLVALGITLLLRNRVAGGGVPTGDEDAVVSGGEPRGAASGG; from the coding sequence ATGAACTCCCCGGCTGTGAACTCCGACCCCGGTCGCGGCAAGGCGCCCCTCCGGGAGATCTCGATCTTCGTGCTGCTCGCCTTCGGGCTGGCCTGGCTCGTCTTCACCCCGCTCATCCTGAACGGCACCCCGCCGACCGACCCCGCCTTCGGGACCGCCACGCACGTCTACGTGTTCACCCCGGCGGTCGCGGCGCTCCTGGTCACGCTCTTCGTGTGGCGGCCGGGGAACGTGGCTCGTGCCCTGGCCCTGACCCCGTTACGGCCCCTGCGCAGGGTCGCGGGGTACTCGCTGCTGGGCTTCGCGGTGTTCGTGCTCCTGCCCGGACTGGTCCTCCTGGCCGCCGTCGCGCTCGGCGTCGCCCCGCTCGACCCGGAGGACTTCTCCGGCCTGCGCGAAGTGCTCGCGGACAGGGCCCCGGACGCGGTACTGCCGGAGACCGGATTTCCCACCGGGGTCTACCTGGCGGTCCTGGGCGGGCTCCTGCTCTCCTTCCCGGTGACGTTCCTGCTGTACTTCGGCGAGGAGCTCGGCTGGCGGGGCTACCTGCTGCCCCGTCTGCTGCCGCTGGGCGTGTGGCCCGCACTCCTGATCAGCGGCGTTATCCACGGGTTGTGGCACAGCCCGCAGCTGTACATCCACACGACACTCGGGGGTATGACCCTCCTCGACCACCTCTCGTTCCTGCTGGGCGTGGTGCTGTACGGGATCATTCTCGGCTGGCTGCGGCTGGCCTCCCGTTCGGTGTGGCCGGCGGTGTTCGGGCACGCCGCCACCATCGCGTTCCTGCCGGTCTTCGGAGCCACCCTGATGCACGCCGACGGTCCGACCCACCCCGGCCTCTACCCCGGTGGCAACGGCGGCCTGATCGGTCTGGCCGTCGTGGGCCTGGTCGCCCTCGGCATCACCCTGCTGTTGCGGAACCGCGTTGCCGGAGGCGGTGTCCCGACCGGTGACGAAGACGCGGTCGTCTCGGGCGGGGAACCACGGGGGGCCGCTTCGGGAGGGTGA
- a CDS encoding transcriptional regulator codes for MTGDGWSASASTSTSAPAQPADPTRPHLLRTLANVGGADVSRLTGSAGASRTALFQHLAKRRLSGLVAYRRDSRHSIYRMADGHLRRLVLEPLNHAEHVVTGEPPHD; via the coding sequence GTGACCGGGGACGGGTGGTCGGCGTCCGCCAGCACTTCGACGTCGGCCCCCGCACAGCCCGCCGACCCGACCCGGCCGCACCTGCTGCGGACCCTGGCCAACGTGGGCGGGGCCGACGTCAGTCGGCTCACCGGGTCCGCGGGGGCCTCGCGCACCGCCCTCTTTCAGCACCTGGCCAAACGGCGCCTGTCCGGACTGGTCGCGTACCGCCGGGACTCGCGCCACTCCATCTACCGGATGGCCGACGGCCACCTGCGCCGCCTGGTGCTGGAGCCGCTCAACCACGCCGAGCACGTCGTCACCGGGGAACCCCCGCACGACTAG
- a CDS encoding GAF domain-containing protein: MSRAWNAWSWDTDPDALRRDVAVAHERFTDSGRLSARVRSVVGESWRRSAMHGVDPDRTLARLELTGPDLDTQRSAHPLAVAMPLLRRLLLDSAPGPQIMAVGDVSGRLLWVEGDHKLLSNAESMHFVEGANWHERSAGTNAPGVALAVDHAVQVFASEHFSRGVQRWSCSAVPLHDPDTGALIGVLDLTGEDLLASPQALALVRAAATAAEMEIRAQRISGLLPAPRAGTGLAGPGGCADPATLTDFAEPVPGPSCLRVLGRDQGLLEADGRSVELSGRHSEILLLLARHPRGLTGEALGALLHEHDASPVTIRAEMSRLRRLVGSELLASRPYRLCRPLVTDIDEVRRHLVEGSYRQAVNVYEGPVLPRSEAPGVIEARDELQAEVCEVLAAKADPRVLLAWSEHPEWREDPRVLTAALRALDSSSPRHAALRGRLRWLGG; encoded by the coding sequence ATGTCCAGGGCATGGAACGCGTGGTCATGGGACACCGACCCCGACGCCCTACGCCGGGACGTGGCTGTCGCGCACGAACGCTTCACCGACTCCGGGCGGCTCAGCGCACGGGTCCGGTCGGTGGTGGGTGAGTCCTGGCGCCGCAGCGCCATGCACGGGGTGGACCCCGACCGCACCCTGGCCCGGCTCGAACTCACCGGCCCGGACCTGGACACCCAGCGCAGCGCGCACCCGCTCGCCGTGGCCATGCCCCTGCTGCGCCGCCTCCTCCTGGACAGCGCGCCCGGGCCGCAGATCATGGCGGTCGGCGACGTCTCCGGCCGTCTGCTGTGGGTGGAGGGTGACCACAAGCTGCTCAGCAACGCCGAGTCCATGCACTTCGTCGAGGGCGCCAACTGGCACGAGCGTTCGGCCGGGACCAACGCCCCCGGGGTGGCGCTGGCCGTCGACCACGCGGTGCAGGTCTTCGCCAGCGAGCACTTCAGCCGGGGCGTCCAGCGCTGGAGCTGTTCGGCGGTCCCGCTGCACGACCCCGACACCGGAGCGCTGATCGGCGTCCTCGACCTCACCGGCGAGGACCTCCTGGCCTCCCCGCAGGCCCTGGCCCTGGTTCGGGCGGCCGCCACCGCGGCTGAGATGGAGATCCGGGCCCAGCGCATCAGCGGTCTGCTGCCCGCGCCCCGGGCCGGAACGGGACTCGCGGGCCCCGGGGGTTGCGCTGATCCCGCCACCCTCACCGACTTCGCCGAACCCGTTCCGGGACCGTCCTGCCTGCGTGTCCTCGGCCGCGACCAGGGGCTGCTCGAAGCGGACGGGCGCTCGGTGGAGCTCAGCGGCCGTCACTCCGAAATCCTCCTGCTCCTGGCCCGCCACCCGCGCGGCCTCACCGGGGAGGCCCTCGGCGCCCTGCTGCACGAGCACGACGCCTCCCCGGTCACCATCCGCGCCGAGATGTCCCGGCTGCGCCGCCTGGTGGGCTCGGAACTGCTCGCCTCCCGCCCCTACCGGCTGTGCCGCCCGCTCGTCACCGACATCGACGAGGTCCGCCGCCACCTGGTCGAGGGCTCCTACCGACAGGCGGTCAACGTCTACGAGGGACCGGTGCTGCCCCGCTCCGAGGCGCCCGGGGTGATCGAGGCCAGGGACGAACTCCAGGCTGAGGTGTGCGAGGTGCTCGCCGCCAAGGCCGACCCCCGGGTGCTCCTGGCCTGGTCGGAGCATCCCGAATGGCGGGAGGACCCCCGGGTCCTGACCGCGGCCCTGCGCGCGCTCGACTCCAGCTCGCCCCGCCACGCCGCCCTGCGCGGCCGGCTCCGCTGGCTGGGCGGCTGA